Proteins found in one Labrenzia sp. VG12 genomic segment:
- the rpoH gene encoding RNA polymerase sigma factor RpoH — translation MAQNVPTLTAGEGGLSRYLDEIRKFPMLQPQEEYMLAKRYKEHEDPEAAERLVNSHLRLVAKIAMGYRGYGLPIGEVVSEGNVGLMQAVKRFEPDKGFRLATYAMWWIKAAIQEYILRSWSLVKMGTTANQKRLFFNLRRLKGKIQALDEGDLKPHQVKEIATRLGVSEEEVISMNRRLGGDASLNAPVRAEADAGEWQDWLVDEGDSQETLLANQEELDMRRKMLSEAMDVLNDRERRIFEARRLAEDPMTLEDLSGEFGVSRERVRQIEVRAFEKVQKAVRNSARTMDQQPAT, via the coding sequence ATGGCCCAGAACGTACCGACGCTCACAGCCGGGGAAGGCGGCCTTAGCCGTTACCTGGACGAGATTCGCAAGTTTCCCATGCTGCAGCCGCAGGAAGAGTACATGCTCGCCAAGCGCTACAAGGAGCATGAGGACCCTGAAGCTGCCGAAAGACTGGTCAACTCCCACCTGCGCCTCGTCGCCAAGATCGCCATGGGCTACCGCGGCTACGGCCTGCCGATCGGAGAAGTTGTCTCCGAGGGCAATGTCGGCCTGATGCAGGCGGTCAAGCGCTTCGAGCCGGACAAGGGTTTCCGCCTGGCAACCTACGCCATGTGGTGGATCAAGGCCGCTATTCAGGAATACATTCTGCGCTCCTGGTCGCTGGTCAAGATGGGCACCACGGCCAACCAGAAACGCCTGTTCTTCAACCTCCGCCGCCTCAAGGGCAAGATCCAGGCCCTGGACGAGGGTGATCTGAAGCCGCATCAGGTGAAGGAGATCGCGACGCGTCTGGGCGTCAGCGAGGAAGAAGTGATTTCCATGAACCGCCGCCTGGGTGGCGACGCCAGCCTGAACGCACCTGTGCGCGCTGAGGCGGACGCCGGCGAATGGCAGGACTGGCTTGTTGACGAAGGCGACAGCCAGGAAACGCTGCTTGCCAACCAGGAAGAGCTCGACATGCGTCGCAAGATGCTGAGCGAGGCCATGGATGTGCTCAATGATCGCGAACGGCGCATCTTCGAAGCCCGGCGCCTTGCCGAAGACCCGATGACCCTGGAGGATCTCTCCGGCGAATTCGGTGTCAGCCGCGAGCGCGTGCGCCAGATCGAGGTTCGCGCCTTTGAAAAGGTCCAGAAGGCCGTGCGCAACAGCGCCCGCACCATGGACCAGCAACCGGCAACCTGA